A window of the Miscanthus floridulus cultivar M001 chromosome 14, ASM1932011v1, whole genome shotgun sequence genome harbors these coding sequences:
- the LOC136505863 gene encoding glycine-rich protein HC1-like: MARAMAAHHHHRARTPPLLLAILLAAAAAASVASAARDLDGANPLPAARNSNPDPNYYGYGAVPGVGGPAGNGGGFYGGPGYGSGVVPPGGFGFGGGGGWGAGYGGGYAHGGVEVPTVVCQDKGPCYGKKVACPKRCFWSYSRSGNGYGARGGGGSCTIDCKAKCTATC; this comes from the coding sequence ATGGCCAGAGCCATGGCCGCGCATCACCACCACCGCGCCCGCACCCCGCCCCTCCTCCTCGCGATCCTCTTGGCGGCGGCAGCCGCGGCCTCCGTGGCCTCCGCCGCGCGAGACCTCGATGGCGCCAACCCGCTCCCGGCTGCACGAAACAGCAATCCCGATCCCAACTACTACGGCTACGGCGCCGTCCCGGGCGTCGGCGGCCCGGCGGGCAACGGAGGCGGATTCTACGGTGGGCCGGGATACGGGTCAGGCGTCGTCCCGCCCGGAGGGTTCGgctttggcggcggcggcgggtggggcGCGGGGTACGGCGGCGGGTACGCGCACGGCGGCGTGGAGGTGCCGACGGTGGTGTGCCAGGACAAGGGCCCCTGCTACGGCAAGAAGGTGGCGTGCCCCAAGAGGTGCTTCTGGTCCTACAGCCGCTCCGGCAACGGCTACGGCGCCAGAGGCGGCGGCGGGTCCTGCACCATCGACTGCAAGGCCAAGTGCACCGCCACCTGCTGA